From Pseudomonas sp. stari2, a single genomic window includes:
- the truA gene encoding tRNA pseudouridine(38-40) synthase TruA codes for MAPEGFFRVALGVEYKGSRYSGWQRQSTGVLTVQETLEKALSKVANSPVSLQCAGRTDAGVHACGQVVHFDTQVDRSLKAWVMGANINLPHDISVSWAKVMPAHFHARFKAIARRYRYVIYNDQIRPAHLNEEITWNHRPLDVERMAEAAQYLIGTHDFSAFRAGQCQAKSPIKQMHHLRVTRHGKMIVLDIRANAFLHHMVRNIAGVLMTIGAGERPPEWMKEVLESRERRSGGVTAHPFGLYLVQVEYHDEFPLPERFIGPHFLTGFSELDG; via the coding sequence ATGGCCCCCGAAGGCTTTTTTCGTGTCGCCTTGGGCGTTGAATACAAGGGCTCGCGCTACAGCGGCTGGCAGCGTCAGTCCACGGGTGTGCTCACGGTGCAGGAAACCCTGGAGAAAGCCTTGTCGAAGGTCGCGAACTCGCCGGTTTCGCTGCAATGCGCCGGGCGCACGGACGCCGGTGTGCATGCCTGCGGGCAAGTCGTGCATTTCGACACCCAGGTCGACCGCTCGCTGAAAGCCTGGGTCATGGGGGCCAATATCAATCTGCCCCACGACATCAGTGTCAGTTGGGCGAAGGTCATGCCTGCGCACTTCCATGCGCGGTTCAAGGCCATTGCCCGGCGCTATCGCTACGTGATCTACAACGATCAGATCCGTCCGGCGCATCTCAATGAAGAAATCACCTGGAATCACCGTCCGCTGGACGTGGAGCGCATGGCTGAGGCCGCGCAGTATCTGATTGGTACCCATGATTTCAGCGCGTTTCGGGCAGGGCAGTGTCAGGCCAAGTCTCCGATCAAGCAGATGCATCATCTGCGCGTGACTCGTCACGGCAAGATGATCGTGCTGGACATCCGTGCCAACGCCTTTCTGCACCACATGGTGCGTAACATCGCCGGGGTGCTGATGACGATCGGTGCCGGCGAACGGCCGCCGGAGTGGATGAAAGAGGTCCTTGAGAGCCGCGAGCGGCGCTCCGGCGGCGTCACAGCGCACCCGTTCGGGCTGTACCTGGTGCAGGTCGAGTACCACGATGAGTTCCCGTTGCCCGAGCGTTTCATCGGGCCACATTTCCTTACGGGTTTCTCGGAACTTGACGGCTGA
- a CDS encoding phosphoribosylanthranilate isomerase, protein MSAVRSKICGITRIEDALAAVEAGADAIGFVFYAKSPRAVTVQQARAIIAALPPFVTTVGLFVNAGRCELGEILDAVPLDLLQFHGDETAADCEGWHRPYIKALRVKAGDDIAAACDAYPSASGVLLDTYVEGVPGGTGEAFDWSLIPQGLSKPLILAGGLTPENVADAVARVRPYAVDVSGGVEASKGIKDHAKIRAFINAVR, encoded by the coding sequence ATGTCGGCCGTTCGCAGCAAGATTTGCGGGATTACCCGCATAGAAGATGCGTTGGCAGCCGTCGAGGCCGGGGCCGATGCTATCGGGTTTGTGTTCTACGCTAAGAGTCCAAGGGCGGTAACCGTTCAGCAGGCGCGCGCGATCATCGCCGCATTGCCGCCGTTTGTGACCACGGTCGGACTGTTCGTCAATGCCGGTCGCTGCGAGCTCGGGGAAATCCTCGATGCCGTGCCACTGGATCTGCTGCAATTTCACGGTGATGAGACCGCCGCCGACTGCGAAGGCTGGCACCGTCCGTACATCAAGGCCCTGCGGGTCAAGGCAGGTGATGACATCGCCGCCGCCTGCGATGCCTACCCGAGCGCCAGCGGTGTGCTGCTCGATACTTATGTTGAAGGCGTGCCCGGTGGAACCGGCGAGGCGTTCGACTGGTCATTGATTCCGCAGGGTTTGAGCAAGCCGCTGATTCTGGCAGGCGGACTGACGCCGGAGAACGTCGCTGATGCGGTTGCCCGGGTGCGGCCATACGCCGTGGACGTCAGCGGTGGGGTAGAGGCGAGCAAGGGCATCAAGGATCACGCAAAGATTCGGGCGTTCATCAACGCCGTACGTTGA